From Pyrenophora tritici-repentis strain M4 chromosome 1, whole genome shotgun sequence, the proteins below share one genomic window:
- a CDS encoding NAD-binding-1 multi-domain protein: MSALTPSQVQTIKSTVPVLAEYGAAITTRFYEDMLTAHPELQNIFNNTHQATGHQAQALAGALYAYAANIDDLGKLSPAVELICHKHASLYIRPEQYDIVGKHLLETMSTVLGNAATPDILEVWGAAYWQLANIMIAKEDDLYKETSYWPDWKNFTIVKKEKESEEITSFYLEPVDANLKLPMFKPGQYISVNVFVDELDGGVWQARQYSLSDAPGKSYLRISVKREPAIEVGEPKYMTQAGYISNLLHEVRNEGDVVRVSHPFGDFFFDASEVDQDTPVVLISTGVGLTALTSIFNSLTKQKTSRPITWIQGARNSKTRAFKKHFDQCARSNENVHTVYYSSNPIEGEIQGHNYSIKGRVNLEQIDSKYLHTDNSKTQYYCCGPTQFMLDVEAKLRSYGVPSERVKMELFGTGGVPRV, encoded by the coding sequence ATGAGCGCTCTGACTCCCTCTCAAGTACAGACGATTAAATCTACGGTCCCCGTGCTTGCCGAATATGGCGCAGCTATTACGACAAGATTCTACGAGGACATGCTCACTGCACATCCCGAACTCCAAAATATCTTCAACAACACTCATCAAGCGACCGGACACCAAGCTCAAGCACTCGCTGGAGCTCTCTACGCTTATGCCGCCAACATCGATGACCTCGGAAAGTTGAGTCCAGCAGTGGAGCTCATCTGCCATAAGCATGCCAGCTTGTACATCCGGCCTGAACAGTATGATATCGTCGGCAAGCATCTCTTGGAGACCATGAGCACTGTGTTGGGCAATGCCGCGACACCAGACATATTAGAAGTATGGGGTGCGGCATACTGGCAACTGGCCAATATCATGATTGCGAAAGAGGACGATTTGTACAAAGAGACTTCATATTGGCCAGACTGGAAGAATTTTACGATTGTcaagaaagagaaagagagcGAAGAAATCACTTCCTTCTACCTAGAGCCTGTTGATGCCAACCTCAAACTGCCCATGTTCAAGCCGGGTCAATATATCTCTGTCAACGTCTTCGTCGACGAGCTGGATGGTGGGGTATGGCAGGCACGACAGTACAGTTTGAGTGATGCCCCAGGCAAGAGTTATCTGAGAATCAGCGTGAAGAGGGAACCCGCAATTGAGGTTGGAGAGCCGAAGTACATGACACAGGCGGGATATATCTCGAACCTACTGCATGAGGTGAGGAATGAAGGGGACGTTGTAAGAGTGTCCCATCCATTTGGCGACTTCTTCTTCGATGCTAGCGAAGTCGACCAAGATACACCTGTTGTCCTGATATCGACAGGTGTAGGCCTTACTGCTCTGACATCCATCTTCAACTCCTTAACAAAGCAGAAGACCTCTCGACCAATTACCTGGATACAAGGTGCACGCAACTCAAAGACGCGTGCTTTCAAGAAGCATTTCGACCAATGCGCGAGAAGCAACGAGAATGTGCATACCGTGTACTACTCGTCGAATCCAATCGAAGGGGAAATTCAGGGCCATAACTATTCCATCAAGGGACGCGTGAATCTAGAACAAATCGATAGCAAGTACCTACACACGGACAACAGCAAGACGCAGTACTACTGCTGCGGGCCCACGCAGTTCATGCTCGACGTAGAGGCCAAGTTGAGAAGCTATGGCGTACCAAGTGAGCGGGTGAAGATGGAATTGTTTGGGACCGGTGGTGTACCGAGGGTCTAG
- a CDS encoding Zn-finger protein, with amino-acid sequence MELDTILNARLTASLGTGAPYTMQHAMQQQHFGAPPSYLNGGHIKSENGSERGVSPHPSDSSRYSSQQPQQQLPSYPSIPQQHMNGLRYPSPSQMQAPMPMLNNSNYIPTPPEHTYAQQQQLPDAQVGHQHNGGRPASDTGPPKAFACSTCGKGFARRSDLARHERIHSGIRPHVCDYPNCGKQFIQRSALTVHQRVHTGEKPHMCERCGKPFSDSSSLARHRRIHSGKRPYKCPYADCQKTFTRRTTLTRHQNHHTGTVEEAAAATAAALASRASQSSRTGRSDGGDYSETASPLGTPSPNDRTLSLSPANGMPAGGMPGLHRQGSDYAYMGGMNVPPHMRHEMPQPSPRASPALTAQSYASNVSGSRPAITSHPSAYGPPPILEPPASANHGQSGGTSSANGSPHMSTMGWQSPGQQALPSPGANDNGYVYPEPQYQAQNGMYYQHNNIRRPNSTEPDHYNPNQQRMGNEMWAPAVQ; translated from the exons ATGGAGCTGGACACGATTCTGAACGCGAGATTAACAGCATCCCTAGGAACCGGAGCCCCCTACACCATGCAACACGCAATGCAACAACAACACTTTGGCGCACCGCCGTCGTACCTCAACGGCGGCCACATCAAGTCGGAGAACGGCTCTGAACGTGGCGTGTCGCCTCACCCTTCAGACTCGTCGCGTTACTCGTCGCAGCAACCGCAGCAACAGCTCCCCTCCTACCCTTCGATTCCCCAACAGCACATGAACGGCCTGCGTTACCCTTCACCCTCGCAAATGCAGGCCCCTATGCCCATGCTGAACAACAGCAACTACATTCCCACTCCCCCAGAGCACACATACGCCCAGCAACAGCAATTGCCAGATGCTCAAGTCGGCCACCAGCACAACGGTGGCCGCCCTGCGTCTGACACGGGTCCGCCCAAGGCTTTCGCATGCTCGACTTGTGGTAAAGGCTTCGCGCGACGCAGTGACCTTGCACGTCATG AACGTATCCACAGCGGTATCCGCCCTCACGTATGCGACTATCCCAACTGCGGCAAGCAGTTCATCCAGCGCTCCGCCCTGACCGTTCACCAACGTGTCCACACCGGTGAGAAGCCTCACATGTGCGAGCGATGTGGAAAG CCCTTTAGCGACTCCAGTTCGTTGGCCAGACATCGTCGCATTCACTCTGGCAAGCGCCCGTACAAGTGCCCATATGCCGATTGCCAGAAGACTTTTACGCGTCGCACCACTTTGACCCGTCACCAGAACCACCACACTGGTACTGTTGAGGAAGCTGCCGCCGCCACTGCTGCTGCTCTCGCTTCGCGTGCTTCTCAGTCCAGCAGGACTGGTCGCTCAGATGGCGGTGACTACTCTGAGACAGCTTCACCGCTAGGAACACCGTCCCCCAACGACCGCACCCTCTCCCTCTCGCCCGCTAACGGGATGCCTGCTGGCGGCATGCCTGGTCTGCACCGTCAAGGTTCCGACTACGCGTACATGGGCGGCATGAACGTCCCTCCTCACATGCGCCACGAGATGCCGCAGCCTAGCCCGCGTGCCTCCCCTGCGCTTACGGCACAGTCGTACGCATCCAACGTGAGCGGCTCTCGCCCGGCAATTACATCTCACCCCAGCGCGTATGGCCCGCCCCCGATTCTTGAGCCACCGGCGTCTGCAAACCACGGTCAGTCTGGAGGTACCTCCAGTGCCAACGGAAGCCCGCACATGTCTACCATGGGCTGGCAATCACCTGGCCAACAAGCGCTCCCATCTCCCGGGGCCAATGACAATGGTTACGTCTACCCTGAGCCTCAGTACCAGGCTCAGAACGGCATGTACTACCAGCACAACAACATCCGCCGCCCAAACAGCACCGAACCAGATCATTACAACCCGAATCAACAGAGGATGGGCAACGAAATGTGGGCTCCTGCCGTCCAATAG